From the Manihot esculenta cultivar AM560-2 chromosome 14, M.esculenta_v8, whole genome shotgun sequence genome, the window ATAGACCTTCCTTCTTATTAATATGAAGTTGAGTTGGTTCTTTTTTATAGTTTTCActtttaccaaaaaaaaaaccaaaaagagATGAGAGTGAACATTCTCCATGACAGTctctgttatttttatttttaatttaatttgaatgatAAGTAATTGATTGTTCACACGGATCGGCAAAAATGAGAATGAcaaaaatgaagaagaaaagacGCTGAAATATAGGAGGTAATAAAAAACTTTaatgaaattgaaaattgataaaaaaatctatCTACACCTTaccaaagaaataaataaatgggtttcgttattaaaaaaattattaaattttttttaataaatattagaaGAGAAAAGCAATATTTTCTTacgtaatattttaaaatttaaatttcatacatAACTTCTTATATTTAAACTTTACCCCAGCTATTGGTATAAATctactttgatttttttttttctttaaattcatAAACAACATACATCATGATTAGATTCGTTGTCATGTCATtctaactgctcatattttGGCTACAGAATTTATTAAGTAGGATCATCTCTCTATTGAGAATgacatttctttttatttgatgaaattatattaatacaataaaaaattttactaaaaaaaaacataaatcaatattttcatcaacaaatgtatttttttttgttaaaaataaatgcATTTAGAGACTGTCATTATTTTGTACAAACAATAATTATGAGATAATGGAATATGaaaaacttttattatttttataaacaaaCGGAGTTTTGTAAAATTTGACATGAAAGAAAAAGGCTTTTAGCTTATAGTTGAACAATTCATGTCATGGAGAATAGAATTATATATTTGACTGATGTTGCCTAATGATTCTTTCTGtcttagaaaagaaaagataaccAAAAAACCCATTGATTTGGTatggtaaatattttaatcctCAAACATATTTTGTAAATCAAGTCTGATATACAATGTAAGTTTCCACTATTTAATAGTAAATTCTGATAATATTTCAAACTGTGGAGGTGATGGATACCGTAGGAAATGGGGAAAAATGGTGGTAGTCCAATTTGGCATTAAACTTGGAAAATCTCTtcgtgatttttattttttttttaaaaaaaagctgAAATTATGCACTTCATCTTGATAATCCTTGTTTTTTTGTTTATAAAAGAGGTTACGGGCACTGTTTTCATCACTGATGCCGTCATGCTAATGGTGCATTAGTTGACATTACTGCGAAATATTCTGCATATTTTCCAATCCAAGAAGCTTGCATTCAcaagataaataatataaagcTAATGGCAACAAGATTATATTAGACAAAGGTTTAGAGAAGCCTGTGAGTTTGTGGATTGAAGCACACCAATTTTTATGCACCaccctctgagaggaaagagttTGTCTGCACCGAGTAATCTATCTACTATTTCTCTCGCAAGATACTTCAGCCCGTTGGACCTCTTGTGTGCATTTAAGATATCCCCAACTGATTATTCCCAACGTTCAGAGAAGATGAAAACAAATAGGAATGCAGATGATATTAAAAGGCTGAAGCATTAAGAGATATTTCTTTGACAGAGAGCTGAGAATAAGGACCAAAGCAACATCTAtttatagataaaataattaactaaatttcctaaaattcagaaatttgttaacagaattaaattaatttagatattaGGAAATCTTTTACTCATTCAAAGGTCACTTTTTTTTAATCAGTTACAACAGAAGAAGCTGGTATATTTCCTGGATTGACAGAGGAGTTTGTTATTATCAGTGAAAATGAAGCTGATGATAGTTCAGACTTGAGCTTAAGGGAAATCCAGTATGATCTTCCCTGGAAAAGGTGGGGTTATCTTTAAAAAATGCATTTACAATCCTACGTTATATACTGCAAATATCCCCTTTCATGGTGGATGGAAAAGTTATGAAAATCTCATCtgatattttaaacaaaatggAGACTTCTTTTAATTCTGCCatttgaaatttcaatttaattcatgCAGTCAAATTATGATCGATGCTTCCagagagaaataaaaaattaatggaatTGAAATATCtgaagtaaatattttttaaatctgtGGTGAtagaacttaaaattttagggaATATAAATAATAGGCACAACAAATGGAACAACTTGTTTTGCTATAAAgacataatataatattaattaggaAAGACATGAAAATAATACTTCTTAATGACCTGCACCACAATATGGCACTGGGCTAGCCACTAGCCACAGAGGAGCTTTCTTGTGCATTGTAACACCAAAAGCTTCCTGCATATCTAAATCTTCCCTTGACATACCATGAGGCAGTTCCCAGTCGTAGTTATGCAAGAGATTAGCAAGTGCAAGCTCAATCAAAACAACGCTGAAATTCATTCCGGGACACCCTCTACGACCTACCCCAAATGGTACTAATTCGTAGTGCTGTCCACTGAAATCAATTGAGCTGTCTAGGAATCTCTCAGGTCGAAACTCACTTGGATTTTCCCATGATTTAGGGTCCATGGATACTGCTAATGCATTAATATATACCCTTGTTCTTGCCGGGATTTCATAATCTCCAATTTTGCAATCCTCTATAGTTTCTCGTGGAAGTAACAATGGTGCTGGCGGATGGACTCTTAAAGACTCTTTCACTACGGATTTCAGGTACACAAGCTGAGGAAGATCTTTTTCTTGCACTCTCTTTTTTCCCTCACAAACGCTTCTCACCTCTTCTTGAACTCTCCTCATTGCATGTGGATTCCTTATCAATTCGGTCATCGTCCAAACTAATGTGGCCGAGGAAGTATCCGTCCCCGCTATGAACATGTCCTAACAATTTAGAGCAAATTAACGATATACTAAGAAAATCTATTACAATTTTTGAAGAACTAAGAAACACGCAGGCAACCCGGAAAGCGGGATAAAATTTACCATCAGGGCACCCTTGATAGAATCGTTGCTGAGAGCAACTTCTCGACTTGGATCCTTTTGAAGTCGAAGCAATACATCAACAAGGTCCTCTCGCTGAGGTTTAGGTCTCCTTGGATCTAGATGTTCTTGTATCACTTTATCATAAATATTGTCAAGTTCGGTGAAAATTTTCTCCACCCTTGCTTCTAGGCCATTGAACTTGCAGAGCCACCCGAGCCATGGAAAGAAGTCTGCAATGCAAAAACCTCCAAGTAACTCTTCTACTTCCCGAAGCAACTCATCAACTCCAGCAATTTCGCCAGCAAATCCACCTTTGTATTTTCTACCCAAAGCTACGCGACAAATAACATTATTTGTCAGGACAATTAACAAGTCGCTTAGATTGATCGGACCCGAAGAACGAGCTACAGAATCAAGCATCAGGTTCACTTCTTCTTCTCGCACTGCTTGGAAGGATTGCACTCGCTTCGCACTAAGCAATTCTGTCGTTGCAATTTTCCTCATCTCCCTCCATGTTTCCCCGTAGGTCGAGAAGGATATGTCAGAGCATTTGTAAGCCAATTTATTGGCAGAGTATAAAACTGGTCTGCCTGAAAACACAATATCATGTTTCCTGAAAATTTCTTTCACCATATCAGCTGAGGAAATAATTACAGTGGGTATTGAGCCTAGTTGCAAGAACATAATAGGGCCATGTTGTTTTGCTAGGTGCAGCAGAGATCTGTGAATTGGATTCACTAGCTGGTGCAAGTTTCCTACAAGAGGGAGCCTCCTTGGACCTGGAGGAAGCTTCCTTGCTCGCAGCGACTGCTTTACATGTTTGATAGTCAGAAGAAGCATGAAAGATGCAAGGAAAACATTAAAGATCAGCATCAAGAGTGGATGAGAACTCATCATGGTGGAATCGCTACGCCTCCGGGACAGTAAAGGAGAGAGCAGCGATTGGATTGATatgttattatattataataattttttataaatacaatAAGTGGCTTTTACTGTTTTGTGTGGACGTACCGTAGTCTTCTTTTGGCAAATTGCTATCGGTTTCTTTTTCTGGAAGATGTGTTTGAATTGAAATGACGTAGGTGCGGTGTGTTCATAACGCTGGTTTGTCAAAATTTAGATGGGATACCCTTTCTTATCCCCCAAGCCGCTCACTTCTCCACCCATTCAACAGATATCATATTCGAACTGCAGAAAGTTGAATGTGATATCTGTTCAAAGGATTTACACCATTCACACTTTCACATTATCTTTTGGAAGGGgaaattgaaaaaaagaaaagaaaagaaaaagaaaaagaaatataaaagtCTTAGGTTTATCAGTAAACATACGAGTAATTATATagtgtaataaatattttttatcgttTTGAAAAATTCCATGAATCATGGTTTCTTCtatcaataattaattattaaaattttaaataataaaaaacaattttttaagttagaattaattaagattatattttttaagaatctaaaattatattttactagtgaaattttgaaaaattaaattgaataaaaacttaatttaaaaaaaagattaaacATTGCCCAAAATCTGCAAGCAAAAAGGAGAGATTTTTCCCCATTCTACGGAAGATTTCGGTTCTTACATAGACCTCTATTCATCAAATTCTTCTTAGTATTATTCAGATCACATAAGAAAAACTCAAACTTACATTGAtccaatttttttcattttgacTTGTAGAATATCTTACAAAGGCAAACAACTTAAGCTGGTTTCTACTTTGtcaaaattaatgataaagagaactataaattttaacagttaaatattatttttgaatttaaatattttattaataaaaaatatctagAAAATTTAAGTGTTCAAATTAACTTAAACCAATCTTTCACTTATGTCTAATCTAAAATCTGACTTGTTAAGTGAAAAAATCGaagcaaaattaaattaaatatgttattaaaattataaataaatatatttctatcaaataattaattcacatttttttatagaattttaaataattgaaatttttagtaCAAAAAGTTTTATAACACACTGAGATTTGATATAAGtatactaaaatttataaatttaattttaaaaaagttttattCATCTAGAATAtcctataattaaaattaaattaaaaacaagGTCTACTTTATATCTTCCACTTTAAAGTCACTAAATTTCTTATTTAAGCTTACAAGGTTTTTGGAAGAAAGTGATAAAATTAGATATAGCAAACATAAATCCAGCAAAGGTGTTAATTTGCTACGAGTgcataaaacaaaacaaaatagtGAAGAAAATATACAGTCACCGACGAAATGGAGCTGCAAGGAAGGAAAATGGAGGTCGGTGTTTAGCGGTCTTAGCATTGTAGCTCTCAATGCAACTGAAGGAAGAAGAGATCGATGAACCTAGATGATTGAGAGCCTTGCCGATGATGCAAATCTAGAAAATGAGTTTTCAATTTCATTATGGATTGGAAAGAAAAGAATTGGTAGGAGAAAGCAGGGGAAGGAAGATTCGAGTTAGAgcataaattatgaatttatatCAAGATTTTAAGAGTTGAGATCATTTTAAAATCAACGGTTATAATTTtatggaaagttaaaattttatatatggtAACTAAATTTTGGCAAAATCAAATGAATGGTAGACCTGTCAACTTTAACTCAggcaaatattttaaatttgatgtcCTGAAATGTAATAGAGAATAGGCTCAAAGGAGTATTCGGGTAAAACTTAAAACTTAATCTGGTTGGCTCAtacctttctttttttattcttttctcttttgtttctaatgactgttttttttattattttcttttttgtcctctagtgacgtgtaaccgtCGTTCTACTACAGTACATCCTGTCGTTGTCACGCTGGGCCGTACGTACGGGCGTATTGTGTCCTTTCCCATCCTcaggcgaccatttaattccctccgaTGTCATGTGGACATGATCTTGGATGTCTAGGAGTCTGTTACCCCACTGACCCACCAAGTCGATTGAGTTGGACCTCCTTCAATTGAGCTCAAGCCTGCTTTGTCCGGCCTGCCTGTACAAGGTTTAGGCCACGCGCTGGTGGATAAACCTGTGTATTGGGTTTTGATGAGGTTACGGCCTGGCATTCCTATATGAGCTTAGTCGTGGACTGGGTATCCGAGGCCAGATAGTTATCAAGTGCCCCTTTACCCGCTCATTagttatttcataattaatgaGCGCATAAATctcaaaactttaattattacaATGCGGCTCTAAGAGTGCTTTTGTCAAAACATCTTCTCTTCGCCTTTACTCATTTCAAATTCACACTTTTGATTTCACTCATAACTCTACCTCTTGCGCTGCTTCTGCTatctttctctccttcttctctgTAATTCCTGCTCTCTCAACTTGAGGCACATCTTGCTCTTCTCATGACTTCAGTTAGAGTCCCCAATGTCATGGGTTTGGTGTCTTCCATCATCCCTTTTCCCTTTCTAATTACTTCTCTAGCGACTACGATGATACCACCATTTATAAGATTAGGGCTCCCCTTCCTAATGAAAAGATTGTCCTTTCCAATTTACCTCCGGCGGGTTTAATAGATGACCAGCAAGGGCGCAACTTAGTTTTCTTTGTTAAGCAGCGCGATTTCGGGCTGACCTTCctttttacccctttcttcgtTGAAGTCTTCCGTCACATTAAGGTGACTTTCCGTATGTTGTCTCTTAATTCCatcatgtttatgtgttgcttTGAGTTCGTTTGTCTGTACTGGAGTTTTGCTCCCTCTATTACGTTGTTCTGTACCTTCTTTCGCCTCGTCAAGTCCAACCACGGGTTCCACTATTTTGTTCTCCAGGAATGTTTGTCCATCTTCGCTGAGTACAAGGACTCGATAAAAGGCTAGGCTGAGGTATTTGTGGTAGTCGAGCTAAAAGAGAGTTCGGAGATTAACTGAAATGTTGATCTCTCTTGGGGGGAAGTCCCTTAGGACTGCAACGACTTTCCCAGGTTGACCCTATTGGACCAAGTCTGCCTTCTTCAACTGATCTCTGTAAGGAAGAAGTATGACATTAAGAAGTGCATGTTCATGTCCAACCTTCGAAACTACCAAGAAGctagtattattatttttctgttaCTCTTGTTACATTTTCCTCTTATTGTTTTGAGTTCTAACTGAATTGatattttcttttcagtttCTACTGTTCCTATGAACAAAATCAAGCTTCCGAAGAACTTCTCCCTGTCCCGAGAAAGCATGAAGGCTATTTTGGATGCCTTCAAGGTCGGTAAGACGATGGCTGATGTGACCTATGAGATCTTTCAAGCTGCAGCCCCCACAACTGCAAACCGTTCCACTGCCCCTGCCCCTACTTTGGCATTGGTACTTGCAATAAGGGGTTCTCGGTTTGCAGCCTCGCCAAAGTGTCGACTGCAGCCAAAACTCCGACTACTCCTAAGCAGCCTTCCAAGGAGCCCATTGCACTCAGTGAGTCCGCTGAGAGCAGTTTGGAGGAGGGCACTAAAGTTGCCCCTCGGGATATCTCACCTCTCTAGGATGTGGGGGCTATAATGATTGGAGAGGTGGCTAGCAAGTGGGCCGGATGTAACAgtccggaaaccgaactgctaccagcactaggatccagatcgacttaaggtcgccgggacccgtagtaagcctgctatactgtctgtgtacctgtgaaatcccatacatgatcatacattttctatcaactcatTCAAACTTTGCTTTTCTcccaggcttaacctgtgcatgcactatttctatTTCTGATTTCTCAACTCATActggtaagcctggtttcctcaattaacaataaaagaaacatacataaactgatcatgtgactccaacaagggattacaactcttataagtcaagcacaacgctatacactatacattatctcattacatatacatgtccacactagctattacataattcttcttcttgcaaaccctgctggactccctctgaactctgaacctgcaaacttgggggataggggagagggatgagctatacaagcccaatgagcagaactatataaaccataagttgaaaacatgatctcatagaatgcactacagcacatcatctcagggatcatacatgaccaccaacaatcccactcggaggatgcctggcctagccaggtcttacaacctcaatctgcctggcccgaccaggtcttaccactctgcctgcctggcccagccaggtcttactatctctgctgcctgctctagtcaggtcttacctacagatggctgcctggcccggccaggtcttataacagagtttgggctattggagtcgccttggtctatcccagcctcatacgcatcgtattatgcaatgcatcatattcgtgaaactaatgcaatcatcctactagactcattatgatgcatgatatatgctcaaagcagtttagttttgaaaagagaagttccactcacctctggctgactctgtactaactctgcaggttctgaaacagtgctcactgctgacttccctgattcctctggtccgttcctacataaatgaaggaccaaactaactcaagatcATCTCTAAGAATCTccctaaaacccctctaaacgatccccaaacaatcacataaaacatgcaaaagaaagctggacagggcactttcggcggcaggttcggcggccgaaacccctctccagagacgaaactcatgcatgttcggcggcacctttggcggccgaaggactcatccagagatgaaactcacacactttcggcgaccgaactccctctttcggcggccgaaagtccctttctaaaccgaaagcctagctttcgggggcaagctttggcagtcgaaactgcctcctcaaggggttcggcggccgaaccttccttcagcggccgaacctggttttgcccgttgggcagaaccctgctctgtttcatgcacaaCTTACCCAAAACGTAcccaacatgcatctcaactactcccaactagcacataccataaaacatgcagaaAGAGGgccaaaactagcctaaaaccgcaaacaaacacctcaaacaacacttcacatgcttgaacatgaacatctcccaaaaacctcacctaaacctaatcatgcatactacccatccaactttcataaaacctttaaaaatcagcaaggaagttcaggatccacccttacctccttaagaacttgaggatgagtgctcctaacgtggagatatgaagaaaaccttccaaacttgctattttggctcaaaaccttcaaaacacaccaaaactcttaaaacccttgaaagatttggtgaaaaacatgaaaaacatgaaagtcaacgtgggagaggctggaactcacctctggctgcaagtggaggagaaatatcctccttccaccgacccttggcccttttataggtggctggccagaccaccttcgacagccgaacgtaaatccgaaaccatgcaatgttcggcggtcgaaagtgaccttcggcggccgaacctttgcatttctcccttattgcttttctttcaaaactcgtTTCCtttcacacttcaaaacattcaaaactcttaaaacactcatgaaaacataggtcttacccttctcgagggttccgacacccgacattccaccgaactacaggaattccgatgccggactcaagccgggtattacattctttcccccttaagaatattcgtccctgaatgttcctcaCACAACTAAACAGATatacacatagaaaaggggcaaaactaaccttaaaacagatatgggtattgctggagcatcgactcccgtgtctcccaggtgcactcttctagattatggtggttccacagcactttcaccattggtatctccttgtttctcagcttccgaatctgggtgtcaatgatccgcactggctgctcgacataggtgagatcgcttaagatttccacctcaggctcactaagaaccttctctggatctgacacaaactttctcaacatagaaacatgaaatactgggtgaattcgttccattgatgcaggtaaatccagcttatacgacacaggcccgatcttctgcaagatctcaaagggacctatgtatcgtggagccaatttatccttctttccaaagcgaaccactcccttcattggagacactttcagcaataccatatccccctcctggaactctatctgcttcctacggat encodes:
- the LOC110599868 gene encoding cytochrome P450 71A9, with the translated sequence MMSSHPLLMLIFNVFLASFMLLLTIKHVKQSLRARKLPPGPRRLPLVGNLHQLVNPIHRSLLHLAKQHGPIMFLQLGSIPTVIISSADMVKEIFRKHDIVFSGRPVLYSANKLAYKCSDISFSTYGETWREMRKIATTELLSAKRVQSFQAVREEEVNLMLDSVARSSGPINLSDLLIVLTNNVICRVALGRKYKGGFAGEIAGVDELLREVEELLGGFCIADFFPWLGWLCKFNGLEARVEKIFTELDNIYDKVIQEHLDPRRPKPQREDLVDVLLRLQKDPSREVALSNDSIKGALMDMFIAGTDTSSATLVWTMTELIRNPHAMRRVQEEVRSVCEGKKRVQEKDLPQLVYLKSVVKESLRVHPPAPLLLPRETIEDCKIGDYEIPARTRVYINALAVSMDPKSWENPSEFRPERFLDSSIDFSGQHYELVPFGVGRRGCPGMNFSVVLIELALANLLHNYDWELPHGMSREDLDMQEAFGVTMHKKAPLWLVASPVPYCGAGH